In a single window of the Podospora pseudocomata strain CBS 415.72m chromosome 2 map unlocalized CBS415.72m_2, whole genome shotgun sequence genome:
- a CDS encoding uncharacterized protein (COG:S; EggNog:ENOG503P7HE): MDFPPLGHLRIASPDDVPRISVVATAAFRYSPLFEWERPNHAKYPEDTIESYRAQFLDAIQSDDHIVLVREDAYLCDENNKTAAIIPDNTGWTAPKAGERVIVGVISIKLDPGSPHVGKLKNNNGCYLATPHSLNRDLNQRHYDEWGLLSATAKRKNRVHRHSTISMIVVHPAYWRRGYGTQLATWARDLSRMDRIPQCVSAAPMSQCLFMSLGFREIDAIVAEGDKDDPRGVKTLLLEFGREYRGELYQHLILRWIVKVTKDSLVGLVRWTQRRLNRMQVQGNEKGVW; this comes from the exons ATGGATTTCCCTCCGCTGGGCCACCTGCGTATCGCAAGCCCCGACGATGTTCCTCGCATTAGCGTCGTGGCAACTGCCGCTTTTCGATACTCTCCTCTGTTCGAGTGGGAACGTCCCAATCATGCAAAGTACCCCGAAGACACAATCGAGTCGTACCGCGCCCAATTCCTGGATGCCATCCAGAGCGACGATCATATAGTCCTAGTCCGGGAGGACGCTTACTTGTGCGAtgaaaacaacaagacagCTGCCATCATACCGGACAACACCGGTTGGACTGCTCCCAAGGCTGGTGAACGGGTCATTGTCGGTGTTATTTCCATTAAACTCGACCCAGGCTCTCCTCATGTTGGTAAATTGAAAAATAATAATG GTTGTTATCTCGCAACTCCACATAGCCTGAATCGAGACTTAAACCAACGCCACTATGACGAGTGGGGCCTTCTCTCTGCTACCGCCAAAAGGAAAAACAGAGTCCACAGACACTCCACCATCAGCATGATAGTCGTTCACCCGGCATACTGGAGACGTGGCTACGGCACTCAGCTGGCAACATGGGCTAGAGACCTCTCAAGAATGGACAGGATCCCTCAGTGTGTCAGCGCTGCGCCCATGTCCCAGTGTCTGTTCATGTCTCTGGGATTCCGGGAGATCGACGCAATTGTGGCTGAAGGAGATAAGGATGACCCTAGAGGAGTCAAAACACTGTTGCTGGAGTTCGGACGCGAATACCGCGGCGAGCTTTACCAACATCTGATTCTTCGTTGGATTGTCAAGGTTACAAAGGACTCACTGGTGGGGCTCGTGAGGTGGACACAGCGTAGGTTGAATAGGATGCAGGTCCAGGGGAATGAGAAAGGGGTTTGGTGA